The segment TCTATGTTGGATATTTGATTTGAATTTAACATGCATTTTCATAGTACCTCACATGCAATTCAAATTAGAGAAAAAAATTAATGATGAAAAGTACATATTATATCCATTATCCCTTGTGTGTTTTATCCATAACAAATAGGTTGTCCTTAGTTACATTGATTAGTGTGTAAATGGTaaattttgcaataaatttggtaaaTAATCTTATCCATTCTTGATACTAGCACCATTCATCTCCATATATTTAGCTCATATTCCTGGACCTTACTTAGGTCCATGAGTGTGAAAGTGATCTAGATCATCTTCATGAGTGTGTATTTGAATTGaacatttccaaaatccaaatgtAGATTCAAAACCCTTTTGTGATCTTTACACTAGCCATTACAAGCCAACTAAAGGATAATTTGTGTCAATATAAAATCTAGTGGAATGAATCATGTGGAAATTAACTAGAGAATACATTTAGCTTAAATTTACAAAAGGCAACAAGTAAATTTGCATCATCTTTACATCATCCTAAAATCATTGCATCCTTACTAATCGTCTTTAATCTTTTTGGTCAAAACTGTAATTGAAGAAAACATGACCCTAATGGTTCAATAGATAATTTACAAAATTTTGTAAACATTAATTAGTATGCATTATGATTGAAATAAAGATATTTTACAAACTTTTGTAAACATTAATTGCCTATAacatacataaatattaaatagcAAGTGAAACTCATTTAGACTATAAGATTTTATTAAATCACCTATGCAAGTTACCAATTTATATCGGAACATTACATCTTAATGCACACAAGTCGATTTGAACTAAGAGAAAGTACAATCAGATCTACAAGTCAACAAGCATATACAAAAGTCTATAACCTTGTAAACATATTTCTGATAACTGGAAAAAAAACAATACAAGAAAACCAGAACTAATTGCCTACGcaattaagttatttaatttactATATTTCAAATATCAGTCCCAGCTCACTTAATTTAAGTCAATTGAGCAGTCTAGATCATTTTATATAGATAAATATTTAGCACTACACTTACAAAATGACAAACAATTTTCTTTATACCCATAACTTCAAGTTCatcaaacacacaaacacaagCAACTAGCTTCGCCACCAAACCATAGCAAGAACTCTGGTTTCCAGAGTTGGCTATGAGAAACTTCTAATTACTTGGGTGGTATTTGATTATCTACAACCATATACCCATCCCATAATCACACATACATAAATACTTAGAAAGCCAAAGAACCATCAACACAGTACCCACCCCGATAGATTTCCTCCAGCTTAGGTGATCCTGATCATGAAAAAAATGTCATACCTAGTTACTAATGAAGAAAAAAGGGCATCCAGGAAAAGAGTATAGAAAAAGAGAAGATTAAGCTCTTACTTAGCACAGTTAACAGAAGGAGTGATGGGAAAGCCTACATTAACCCCACATTGACCAGGCAAACTTCCAGCCCTATCCCATCTGAAGCCCGGAGCACTATTCGCAATGGTTTTAATGCAACTACACGCGGCTCGCCTGTCTGGTGTGGTTGAGGCGGCGGCGTTGAGAGTGCGAACGCCGCTACAGCACCCACCTGACGGCTGCGAGGAGCCGCCAGTCACATACGACAAACATGGGCTTAAATCTGACGTCACCGTTGAGCACGAGATCGCAGCGTTCACTCCGCTGCTTATTATCAGGGCTGCGCCAAGCATAGCCGCCATAAACCAGACTAACTTCAATTTATCATTATGATTTCCTTTCAGGGCGTCTCCCAAATTTTCACACCACAGATTTCAGAGTGCCTTTCGCTCGGAGCCCGGGTTGGATATATATAAGGTGATTGGGGTTCAATAATTGAATTTAAGACAATATAAAATAAAGGTCAATAGTCTTGTGAACGGGATTTTTTTTAATGAAGGTCTAGATTATTGTTTATAGAATAGTATTCTTGTCTGTTTTTAGTTCTTGTATGGTTTTGCTTATAGGAATCAGGGAAAGAAAATGAGGAGATTGGATTAAGGTAACTACTACTCCTCAAAAGAGACACCTATTAAAACAACGAATTGCATATCACAGCAGCCGTGATGAACTTGAGCCTCGGCCatattgtgttgtcattttgtTCGATTGTGCATGGCAAGTCAACATATTAACACTGAAGCTCAATTTTATAGAACGAATAACTAGTCATTGTGGCTGGGTATTTACTATTTAGATAGTTGTGCATTGAACAAAATTCAAAAACCTTCGAATATAAACTCCTTTTCTAGAAAGaagttgaatatatatatatatatatattactggtTAAATAAGTCATTATTGTAAGGtattaaaagatattaaaatagatAATAATATTCTATATATGTAAGAAGacttattaattttttaatagatTTGGATCTAACTTGAAATTTGGAGATTTACTTAGAGTCTAGAATACTATTCATCATGAAACAAGTTCACATGATTTTGGCAAGATAGTCTACAAAAGAAGTATGTCAAACTAAGAATAAATTTTTGGATGTCTTTTAGAAATCCAATATTGGCATTCATAGAATTTTTTTCTCCCAAAACTCTGTTGATGTTGAACTTCCATCTAAATTTGAGAATGAAGACCATTAGTATTATCACCCAAATCGAGTATAGACACAATAAGCTGAAGTATTTGTCTTTTTTTAAGTATTGAAACAACTCAAGTCAGGGATACTTTTAGCAATAAGATGCAAATAATTAGAAAGAACTCACATGATTGTGATTCATCTGGGCCATTTCAAGGGTTCAAATCCTAAAAAGTTACTTTTCATTTTCCATTTCAACTCAAAGTACAAGACAATCAAATATTCacattttctagaggaatttaagAAGATGGTTTACCTTTACTTCAACATAGAAAGGCTAGAATTAATTTATTAACATCTAAACTCAATAAAAAATAATGCATAACATCATTCATCTTAGGAGGAGGCAAAGAATGTAAAGAAAATTTTGCATTGAGCTACTGAAATTCATTTCTATATCTAAGCCATTTAAAAGAGACAAAAAAGAATTATATAAACTTATTCTTTTATGACAAAGGAAAATTAGAATAGTTGGAGGCAAAATAAGGTAAATTAATCCCAAAAAATATATGATGTAGTATTTTAAATTGTATACCCTAATATTTTCATGCTCTATTTGGCACCTAATTTAGTGTGGTTTCCCCTAGATCATTTTAAACCTATATATGCTCAATGCTACCCTAAAACATCACCAATGTTCCTACACTTAAAATTGTCAAATGCAAAATGCTAGACTAGGTCCTCTATTAAGAACCATAACACTTGCCCATCTCATTGGGCGTCCCCCTTTTAGGTTCCCTAGAGTCGCaccaaaatggattcaatttttaAATATTATGAGTGTTAGCCTTCATCATTTATGATCTGGTCTCAATCTTTACATTTGATCACTATATTGGTGTAAACCACCTCCCAAGAGTGCATTTTGCAAACAACCACCTTCACAATACTAGAGAAGAAAAAACTATTTCACTAGACTGTAGATACTATATTGAGAAGCAAAAATAATGTACAAAGCCTTTCTTATAAAGGAAAGGAGAGAGATGGTAAACATAACTAACAGTGGACAACCAAAACCATACAAATTAAATGCACTAAATAAATAACTAATAATGTTGGATGCCTAAGTAAGCTTTGCAACTTAGGGAGAAGATCATTATGTGATATGAGAaagatgcaagatgggtcccaactactaggccacgTTAGGTGCCCATATACAATGCAAATGTAATGTAATTAAATACAATGGAATACCTCACAAAGTAGAAAAATGAGAAAACCTTGtaggacaaaactcctctccaaaagagagaaaagagacaAACAATATTATgcatgttagatacttgatcagtcccaaagacactgagaggtggggggtgaatcaatgtctaaccggtgaatgaaatatttaaacttgtttgcaactttacaacccaaattaatgtactagtaaacaagcaataaagcaataaagagaagtaagagagacaacatcaatgcacaccataacacaagatattttggcgaggaaacttggtagggggaaaacctcggtgggatttgtgacccacaatatttactcactggccaatatgaataaatattatttatataatacgggcctgcacatgcaagaaggccaacagcctagagctcactgctcaatcacaaaaaggagtcacaccgactacaaaattagatgattaaatccaatggcaatgtactgctcaaaatagcatctacaatgcttgattcagtgccggtttaagctctatcaaatacctctgccataaacctttcttcgctctgctctgctcttactTGCTTATCAAAATGTatatacagatattcgctctcataatTCAGTTGCATTAATTACCTATGCATACCTATCACTTTCTCACATACCTATGTCActttcaaaatgacctataagatctcatacatatacgagtctttataatacatcatgtcggctatacaatataattacaatacaaaacaatataatttccatgtcgatTGGGGTGCTGGTAAGATCTTTTGTCGGTGTAGACTGGGTGCCagtgagaataatcttgttgttCCTGCCGatgtcggtagatgatgtttgttgccgatGTATgttgtgaaccatattaccagttggtttccatcaatgacaacatcaactattctcatatgggtgtagaatgccaacaatctccccctttggcattgatggaaacattcatgagaaaaatccaaaaactaatatccaaaaatgaaatccaaaact is part of the Cryptomeria japonica chromosome 10, Sugi_1.0, whole genome shotgun sequence genome and harbors:
- the LOC131858807 gene encoding non-specific lipid-transfer protein 3-like, yielding MAAMLGAALIISSGVNAAISCSTVTSDLSPCLSYVTGGSSQPSGGCCSGVRTLNAAASTTPDRRAACSCIKTIANSAPGFRWDRAGSLPGQCGVNVGFPITPSVNCAK